A genomic window from Sorex araneus isolate mSorAra2 chromosome 2, mSorAra2.pri, whole genome shotgun sequence includes:
- the LOC129401743 gene encoding olfactory receptor 6C2-like produces the protein MRNHSSVTTFILLGLTNDPQLEILAFIFLFLTYVFSVLGNLTIVVLILVDSHLKSAMYFFLQNFSFIELSFTTACVPTYLHTVLSGDKTISVKACFIQFFCIVLFGATDFFLLAVMSYDRYVAICKPLHYVTIMSRRVCRILIICCWVSGFLAILPPLVMTLNLEFCGSVINHYYCDASPLLKNSCSDTWIIEQLVVVSAVLIFITTLVGVVISYISIIRMILRLPSVQQRKKAFSTCSSHMIVVSISYSGGIFMYIKPSAKDEVDMNKVVSLLTVSVAPLLNPFIYTLRNKQVKQSFHDTLKRFALLSKNH, from the coding sequence ATGAGAAACCATTCCTCTGTCACAACATTCATCCTATTGGGATTGACAAATGACCCACAACTAGAGATTTTGgctttcatctttttgtttctcaCCTATGTGTTTAGTGTACTTGGGAATCTGACCATAGTAGTTCTCATCTTGGTGGATTCTCATTTAAAATCagctatgtatttttttcttcaaaatttctctTTCATAGAACTCTCGTTCACTACTGCCTGTGTCCCCACATATCTACACACCGTTTTAAGTGGAGACAAGACCATCTCTGTCAAGGCCTGCTTCATTCAATTCTTTTGTATTGTTCTCTTTGGAGCTACAGATTTTTTCCTCTTGGctgtgatgtcctatgaccgctatgtggccatctgcaaacccctgCATTATGTGACCATCATGAGCAGGAGAGTCTGCAGGATTCTCATCATCTGTTGTTGGGTATCCGGCTTCTTGGCTATTTTGCCACCTCTAGTAATGACCCTTAATCTGGAATTCTGTGGCTCTGTTATTAATCATTATTACTGTGATGCTTCTCCATTACTGAAGAATTCTTGTTCAGATACTTGGATCATAGAGCAACTGGTTGTAGTCTCTGCTGTGCTGATTTTCATCACGACCCTTGTGGGTGTGGTTATATCCTACATCAGCATCATCAGGATGATTCTCAGACTGCCCTCTGTTCAGCAAAGGAAGAAAGCTTTCTCCACCTGTTCTTCTCACATGATTGTGGTTTCTATCAGTTATAGCGGTGGCATTTTTATGTATATCAAACCTTCAGCTAAGGATGAAGTGGATATGAATAAAGTAGTTTCTCTTCTCACTGTATCTGTTGCACCCTTGTTGAATCCCTTTATTTACACCCTgagaaataaacaagtaaaacaaTCTTTCCATGATACTCTCAAAAGATTTGCATTACTTTCAAAAAACCACTAG
- the LOC105943223 gene encoding olfactory receptor 6C2-like — protein sequence MRNHSSVTTFIILGLTNDPQLEIVVFIFLFITYLFSVLGNLTIIVLIFIDSHLKSAMYFFLQNFSFLELSITTSCVPTYLHIILSGDKTISVKACFIQFFCIVLFGATDFFLLAVMSYDRYVAICKPLHYVTIMNRRVCRNLIICCWVSGLLVIFLPLVLTLNLEFCGSVINHYFCDASPLLKNSCSDTWMIEQLVVVSAVLIFITTLVGVAVSYTCIIRMILRLPSVQQRKKAFSTCSSHMIVVSISYSGAIFTYIKASAKDEVDINKVVSLLTVSIAPLLNPFIYTLRNKQVKQSFHDTLKRFALLSKKPLD from the coding sequence ATGAGAAACCATTCCTCTGTCACAACGTTCATCATATTGGGATTGACAAATGACCCACAACTAGAGATTGtggttttcatctttttgtttatcACATATTTGTTTAGTGTACTTGGGAATCTGACCATAATAGTTCTCATCTTCATAGATTCTCATTTAAAATCagctatgtatttttttcttcaaaatttctctttcttagaACTCTCAATCACGACTTCCTGTGTCCCCACATATCTACACATCATTTTAAGTGGAGACAAGACCATCTCTGTCAAGGCCTGCTTCATTCAATTCTTTTGTATTGTTCTCTTTGGAGCTACAGATTTTTTCCTCTTGGCTGTGATGTCCTATgatcgctatgtggccatctgcaaacccctgCATTATGTGACCATCATGAACAGGAGAGTCTGTAGGAATCTCATCATCTGTTGTTGGGTATCTGGCTTATTGGTTATTTTCTTACCTCTAGTCCTAACTCTTAATCTGGAATTCTGTGGTTCTGTTATTAATCATTATTTCTGTGATGCTTCTCCATTACTGAAGAATTCTTGTTCAGATACTTGGATGATAGAGCAACTGGTTGTAGTCTCTGCTGTGCTGATTTTCATCACGAcccttgtgggtgtggctgtatCCTACACCTGCATCATCAGGATGATTCTCAGACTGCCCTCTGTCCAGCAAAGGAAGAAAGCTTTCTCCACCTGTTCTTCTCACATGATTGTGGTTTCTATCAGTTATAGCGGTGCCATTTTTACATATATCAAAGCTTCAGCTAAGGATGAAGTGGACATAAATAAAGTAGTTTCTCTTCTCACTGTATCTATTGCACCCTTGTTGAATCCCTTTATTTACACCCTgagaaataaacaagtaaaacaaTCTTTCCATGATACTCTCAAAAGATTTGCATTACTTTCAAAAAAACCACTAGATTGA